The following proteins come from a genomic window of Gossypium raimondii isolate GPD5lz chromosome 5, ASM2569854v1, whole genome shotgun sequence:
- the LOC105771289 gene encoding protein ZW2: protein MADGNGSTSSIVENFGAFFNGWLVRQERFLEQLVQALRSQDEEEIERRGDLIQEVLSHYDQYSAEKFKAAREQVLLFYSPPWLTSFEKAQLWVGGFKPFILFKILTNSVTEFTLEQEQAIERVKCETRKEERELTQASAAIQESLAALPLLNLVRRCGRAVDGEELELESAVRKLKEDMLRALESADKLRGSTVRKLLQTLSPVQTVKFLAASAEFQLAVRKWGLQKDQERAAT from the coding sequence ATGGCGGATGGAAATGGTTCAACTTCAAGCATTGTTGAGAATTTTGGAGCTTTCTTCAATGGCTGGCTGGTCCGTCAAGAAAGATTCCTTGAACAACTGGTTCAAGCACTGAGATCCCAAGATGAAGAGGAAATTGAGCGGCGTGGGGATTTGATTCAAGAAGTGCTGTCCCACTACGACCAGTACTCAGCAGAGAAATTCAAGGCAGCGAGGGAACAAGTGCTCCTCTTCTACTCTCCCCCATGGTTAACATCTTTCGAGAAAGCTCAACTCTGGGTTGGTGGATTCAAGCCATTCATACTGTTCAAAATACTGACCAACTCAGTAACAGAGTTTACCCTAGAACAGGAACAAGCCATCGAGCGAGTTAAATGCGAGACAAGAAAGGAAGAACGAGAGTTGACGCAGGCATCGGCGGCGATTCAAGAGAGCTTGGCAGCCCTTCCGCTGCTGAACCTGGTTAGGCGTTGTGGGAGAGCGGTTGATGGCGAGGAATTGGAACTTGAGTCGGCAGTGAGGAAGCTGAAGGAGGATATGCTAAGGGCACTGGAGAGCGCCGATAAACTACGAGGATCGACTGTTAGGAAGTTGCTTCAGACACTGAGTCCAGTCCAGACAGTGAAGTTCCTAGCTGCCTCGGCCGAGTTTCAGCTTGCTGTAAGGAAATGGGGTTTGCAGAAAGACCAAGAGAGAGCAGCAACGTGA